A stretch of Polypterus senegalus isolate Bchr_013 chromosome 5, ASM1683550v1, whole genome shotgun sequence DNA encodes these proteins:
- the LOC120529716 gene encoding major histocompatibility complex class I-related gene protein-like: protein MFWIYLVTIRQMHRILLVWSIQVIVAGSHRLWFSAIGISKGTNLPQFIDISMINDVQHTYYDSSMERPVVRAEWVINILGTEFWDRQSWLILSCQPRIRWSLKLAEEHFNHTGTHTYQIAGGCEIHENGTRDSYLFHAYDGKDFVGFDVNTLSWIAIVPQANFYKRIREADNKRRVVENEFYRTVCFDWLETLIHHGRKHLERKVRPDMAVIWKKNLNSEIHLICHVTGFYPYEIDVKWIREGGGSLNEKDVWHGEVLPNEDGTYQQRKTLRLTAKEQDEYKYACHVQHVSLEEVKVLKWEPPLNSGFTKGPTMIMVMALGALMSAIIVATIICAWRIKRGNSTEQQRNNAENHEMIIH, encoded by the exons gAAGTCACAGGCTATGGTTTTCAGCAATAGGTATCTCCAAAGGAACAAACTTACCCCAATTTATAGATATATCAATGATCAATGATGTGCAACACACCTACTATGACAGCAGCATGGAGAGGCCTGTTGTTCGTGCAGAGTGGGTTATTAACATATTGGGGACCGAGTTCTGGGACAGACAATCCTGGTTAATCCTGTCTTGCCAGCCACGAATCAGATGGAGTTTGAAGCTGGCAGAAGAGCACTTCAATCACACTGGAA CCCACACATACCAGATTGCAGGAGGTTGTGAGATACATGAAAACGGGACCAGAGACTCGTATTTGTTTCACGCATATGATGGAAAAGACTTTGTGGGCTTTGATGTCAACACCCTCTCCTGGATTGCTATTGTCCCTCAGGCTAATTTTTACAAAAGGATAAGGGAAGCGGACAATAAGCGCCGTGTAGTAGAAAATGAATTTTATCGGACTGTATGTTTTGATTGGCTGGAGACATTAATCCATCATGGAAGAAAACATCTGGAAAGGAAAG TTCGACCAGACATGGCTGTGATATGGAAGAAAAACCTAAACTctgaaatacatttaatttgtcaTGTGACTGGATTCTATCCATATGAGATCGATGTGAAGTGGATCAGAGAAGGAGGGGGATCCCTGAACGAGAAGGATGTATGGCATGGGGAAGTGCTACCCAATGAGGATGGGACCTATCAGCAAAGAAAGACTCTCAGACTGACTGCCAAGGAACAAGATGAATACAAGTATGCCTGCCACGTGCAACATGTCAGCCTGGAGGAAGTGAAAGTTCTGAAGTGGG AGCCACCGTTGAATTCAGGATTCACAAAAGGACCTACAATGATTATGGTTATGGCACTGGGAGCTTTGATGTCTGCAATTATTGTTGCAACCATAATATGTGCATGGAGAATTAAACGAG GAAATTCAACAGAGCAACAAAGAAACAATGCAGAAAACCATGAGATGATAATACATTGA